A single Aminobacterium mobile DSM 12262 DNA region contains:
- the phrB gene encoding deoxyribodipyrimidine photo-lyase produces MEKRMRIIREGELGEGPVVYWMNRDQRARDNWALLAAQKYALEQRKPLHVLFCLTPSYLHANKTMYSFMIHGLERVRDELASYNIPLCILSGAAPLSLPQTLENIKAAALFTDFNPLRIKKEWIYQITEQIHIPFYEVDAHNIIPCWTASPKREYTARAFRSKINKLLPSFLTNIPPLLFHPYSQTIETDPFQAVVEKVFPHFNNIPSLQWTPGTTYGMKKLEFFLQTKISQYSTQKNNPTVDCLSGLSPYLHFGHISPQRVAYEVISYKGEEEIDTQSREDFLEELIVRRELADNFCFYTDNYDTFDAFPDWAKNTLNKHRFDSRPYFYSLELLEQGETHDPLWNAAQKDMCIHGKLHSWLRMYWAKKILEWSLSPEEALKRAIYLNDHYEIDGRDPNGYTGIAWSIGGIHDRPWPERPIFGKIRYMNEKGAYRKFHVKHYIDSVTILNP; encoded by the coding sequence GTGGAAAAAAGAATGCGTATTATAAGAGAAGGAGAGCTTGGGGAAGGTCCAGTAGTATATTGGATGAATAGAGACCAACGAGCTCGAGACAACTGGGCCTTGCTCGCTGCCCAAAAATACGCCCTCGAACAAAGGAAGCCTCTGCATGTACTATTCTGCTTAACCCCATCCTATCTTCATGCAAACAAAACAATGTATTCATTCATGATTCACGGGCTTGAACGTGTTAGAGACGAACTTGCTTCTTATAACATCCCCTTATGCATACTATCAGGTGCAGCTCCTCTTTCCCTACCACAGACATTAGAAAACATTAAAGCCGCTGCGCTATTTACAGACTTTAACCCCCTTCGCATTAAGAAAGAATGGATTTATCAAATAACGGAACAAATCCATATCCCTTTCTATGAAGTGGATGCTCATAATATTATTCCTTGTTGGACAGCCTCCCCTAAAAGGGAATATACTGCCAGGGCATTCCGATCTAAAATTAATAAGTTACTTCCCTCTTTTCTTACAAACATTCCTCCTCTTTTGTTTCATCCTTACTCACAAACTATAGAGACAGACCCCTTTCAGGCTGTAGTTGAAAAAGTATTTCCTCATTTTAATAATATTCCATCCCTACAATGGACTCCTGGGACAACGTACGGGATGAAGAAACTTGAATTTTTTCTACAGACAAAAATATCTCAATATAGTACACAAAAAAATAACCCCACTGTAGATTGCTTATCCGGCCTCTCCCCCTATCTGCATTTTGGGCATATTTCTCCTCAACGAGTAGCTTATGAAGTCATATCTTATAAGGGGGAGGAAGAAATAGACACTCAATCACGAGAAGACTTTTTGGAAGAACTTATTGTTCGAAGAGAATTAGCCGATAATTTTTGTTTTTATACAGATAACTATGACACATTCGATGCATTCCCTGATTGGGCAAAAAACACATTGAACAAACACCGTTTCGATTCTCGCCCATATTTTTACTCCTTAGAATTACTTGAACAGGGAGAAACACATGATCCTCTCTGGAATGCGGCTCAGAAAGACATGTGCATTCATGGGAAACTTCACAGTTGGCTTCGAATGTATTGGGCGAAAAAAATCCTTGAATGGTCCCTCTCTCCAGAAGAAGCCTTGAAAAGAGCAATCTACTTAAACGACCATTACGAAATAGATGGACGAGACCCCAATGGATATACAGGCATAGCATGGTCTATAGGCGGCATTCATGATAGACCTTGGCCCGAAAGGCCTATCTTTGGGAAAATTCGCTATATGAATGAAAAAGGCGCGTATCGAAAGTTTCACGTGAAACATTATATCGATAGTGTTACGATTTTAAATCCATGA
- a CDS encoding EamA family transporter, with protein MCISYMALLSRIILLGFERIVVKMLGNDANPSAALMLFVGLATLFLSPFVCFILMSENVDWNFLKYVAGSSVIYSFAFLLYIKALAEGEVSLVSPLYNFNILFLLLLSVVFLSESLSVMKGVGLFFLLYGATFLNRQKNIYQSLKALFVDRPCQMMMVSSLLLAIGRVIDKGNVSTTSPVLYSFFLYFFVTLYLGIWLVITGAFKEVFSLFHCRPWVSLASGFINAYAYLCLLIAFQSVEVSIAEPLSMLSMVVTLLLSVIVFKEKIRQRITGVLLMFVGAWFLFSF; from the coding sequence ATGTGTATTTCTTACATGGCTTTATTAAGCCGTATCATATTGCTTGGTTTTGAACGAATTGTAGTAAAGATGTTAGGAAACGATGCTAATCCTTCGGCAGCTTTGATGCTTTTTGTTGGATTGGCCACTCTTTTTCTTTCCCCTTTCGTTTGTTTTATTCTCATGTCAGAAAATGTGGATTGGAATTTTTTGAAATATGTAGCAGGAAGCAGCGTTATTTATTCCTTTGCTTTTCTCCTCTATATTAAGGCTTTAGCAGAAGGAGAAGTATCTCTTGTTTCTCCTCTCTATAATTTCAACATACTTTTTCTTCTCCTTCTTTCAGTTGTTTTTCTATCAGAATCATTATCTGTCATGAAGGGGGTAGGATTGTTTTTTTTGCTTTATGGGGCAACCTTCCTCAATCGTCAAAAGAACATCTATCAATCATTAAAAGCCTTGTTTGTCGATAGACCTTGCCAGATGATGATGGTGTCCTCTCTCCTTTTGGCTATTGGACGGGTAATTGATAAAGGGAATGTATCAACAACATCTCCTGTTCTTTATTCTTTTTTCCTTTATTTCTTTGTGACTTTATACCTCGGAATTTGGCTGGTTATTACAGGGGCATTTAAAGAAGTGTTCTCGTTGTTTCATTGTCGTCCGTGGGTTTCTTTAGCCAGTGGATTTATAAATGCTTACGCTTATCTTTGTTTGCTTATCGCTTTCCAAAGTGTAGAAGTGAGCATTGCTGAACCTTTATCTATGTTGAGCATGGTGGTTACGTTATTGTTGTCAGTGATTGTTTTCAAGGAAAAGATACGCCAACGCATTACAGGTGTTTTACTCATGTTCGTCGGGGCGTGGTTTCTTTTTTCTTTTTGA
- a CDS encoding biotin transporter BioY, whose product MRFSVRSMAIVSLFSVLTAVSAQIRIPFPIVPMTLHVFVVLLAGMLLGPKNGALSQLLYFLLGVLGLPFFAGGGGVQIFLSPTIGYLVGFVIASWVAGSIVWKIDIPKENIFLYGIAAFVGLFVIYCMGMVGLYVNLNLIAGKAVSWFGVFKIGVMPFLLSDIIKGVGATFFAWRIVPLLQKSGFITI is encoded by the coding sequence GTGAGATTTTCTGTTCGTAGCATGGCGATTGTTTCTCTCTTTTCTGTTTTAACGGCAGTGAGTGCGCAAATACGCATTCCTTTTCCAATTGTACCTATGACATTGCATGTTTTTGTGGTTTTGTTAGCAGGAATGCTTTTGGGGCCTAAAAATGGCGCTTTATCTCAACTTCTCTATTTTTTGCTTGGTGTTCTTGGCCTCCCGTTTTTTGCTGGCGGAGGAGGCGTGCAAATTTTTTTGTCTCCTACGATTGGTTACTTAGTGGGCTTTGTTATTGCTTCGTGGGTAGCTGGAAGCATTGTTTGGAAAATAGATATTCCTAAGGAGAATATTTTTCTATATGGGATAGCTGCTTTTGTTGGTCTCTTTGTAATTTACTGTATGGGAATGGTTGGCCTATATGTAAATCTTAATTTAATAGCAGGAAAAGCTGTGAGTTGGTTCGGTGTATTTAAGATAGGAGTTATGCCTTTTCTTCTTTCTGATATTATAAAAGGAGTAGGAGCTACATTTTTTGCGTGGAGAATTGTTCCTCTTCTTCAAAAATCTGGATTTATAACAATATAA